The region cttaatttctgtacaagagcaacaacgcgaaatggagcacaacaacgagtctactccagtgacgagcgggtctcaaactcccatggtacccgtgggaagtggatgggatCCTTGAATCGGCATCAACCGGCTAAAAGACCGGGTCTTACCCTCTTTTTCTTTTCCACTTTTGGCttcgatggccgggtactacaacatgtacccttggcagcagatgatgcccgggatggcatccgggggtagtatgccgggatggcagggcgGACCGACGATGtcgggcgggcagggggtacccgggatgcagatgctgtcggggtggcagccggggacgccggggggggggggacaacgtctatcgccccagttttgattttttgactgcttcttcgcacacatcgaccccatcggagacgcagttcactgggtgtgatactttctccttagaggagttggggatagatctcggggatgcagacactcccgttcaaactgGGGGAGTAgagcggggtcggggcgcgccaaagaagaagaagagcaagggcaagagggtggtcggcgagtcgtcgcagccagCTGATGACGAGAGCCCGGCACGgagaagtggacggatgcggagaacgtcgtgctgtccaaggcgtgggtgagtgtttgcgatgatcccctcgcctcgaacaatcagaggatcatcaacttgtgggctaaaatagcagcagcctacaaggcattttgcccggaggggaggccacgcagcgggaaggagtgccggaaggggtgggaccgaatcagggctgcggtctcctgattttcgggcttgtacaccaacgccctccgcatgcagaccagtggccaaactgatgaggactgcaggaggatagcggagaaagccttccccgtgcccgggctttataaggagttcacctactggaactgctatgaggtgctgatggactccgagaagtttcgggcaggtatCGATGCTAGCTGGgcgaagaagcagcgactgaactataccggtgattacagcggcggcagcagcggtggttcccacgacctccccgaggatgttcaggagttcccgtcccctcccgcgtttactcgtcgcactcgcccggttggtcaaaggcgggtgcaacgggctcgccaggggtcccaggaggtccagtcgacATCCCCCCATGTTGGCAGGTCGACagccgagctcgccttcttcgcgcgtcaacaaacgcgggctcagatgtacaagatcttagctgactgGAAGGCgacaactgaccccgaggagaagagttttcttcactcaatgctctTGAGTATGCGGGCCGATTTGAATGCCGCTGCGGCACAGTTGGGGGGCTCAGatgcgggctcagatgccgcagatttgaggctcccggatagcggcgacaactgtggcggcgacggcgacgacggcgaggagtgaggcggaggcggggggctcgtgtgtggaggagtttttttttaattaatgtaattttttttaattaatgtaatttttttaattaatgcactttttaatttttaatattattattgaattttcccatatctgtgtcgtaaatttaattccgtattttgtgtgattgttaattatttgtttttataattttgtttattgtggctaggctatggctgacctattgcttgtccagttgcttgtcctgatgatgtggcaggaggagtttttagtgctgatgatatggCAGGTGGAGTTTATACTGGCCTATGGCTGGCCTAtctctattggagatgctcttataaatTTTGAGCAATAGTCTTATTTCAAAAGGACTTTATATGTGAGAAATAATAACTCTTGTGTTCTTATCGTACGGATGCGATGACAACACTAATAATATAGGAAatcaaaaatttaattatttgttttaatacAATTGTTGACGCATTAAAAAATATCCCACCTAAATCAAGTATTAGAAGTATAAACAAGGCCAACATTTACCTAATACAGTAATACTATATGTACTAATTTCATCTACCAAGCTCATAAATTGATTATTTATTTCGTGAGTAATTAATAATGTTGAGTAGATTATTCAATTGgagaagtttgtgtttgctGAGACGCTATATGCTTTCATGGCTTGTGAAAGTAGTTAGTTCTTGTTTTAATAGGAGTATTTTCCAACTGCGTGTATCTAAAATATTTCCGGTTGCTCaaatattactatattattactagtatattatttttttattacggTTGTTTGACCTAATACATCTAAAATATATACGAAAGATACCCCAAGTAGATTATTTGAATCATTTAATAAGTTAAGACAAGAACTCATTAAGATGAAGCTAAGATAGTAACAGTATGCATAGAGTTgagttgaattaaaataaaataaaatgtttaaGACATATAATGAGGAAGCAATAAATTAGGCATAAAACATTAATCCTAGTCCTACCAAAAGATAGGCTATTCTGCCCTTGTAACACGAAATCAGCCACCAAATTTGATCGACTGCAGTGTTTTCCAATGAGGAATCAATAATTGAGCTggaaattattactattattttatttcattatctgtatatagtagtagtacgtAGTAATTCAATATTGGGTAAATGAGGAAGAAACGTAGCATGTGGCAATTGGCATGGAAAGACACCGTAGAATCTTCAATTTGGACAAGAAATTGGAAATCAAAATGTAGGGGTAACTACAAAAGAACCATATCCAGAATGACGTGGCCAAATCGCTATCTCTCCCAACCTTTTTTCTGGTTGCACAATTTCATTTGACAAAATCCTATCCTAGTCGGACATCACAATCACACAAGTTTCTCGTTATTATCTTTTACTACGTGCTTATTTGGTAGATATGTTAAATTAGCataagataattaattaagatagGCTTTAAGATAATAATATGTTATCTCACTCTTTTAGATTATTAAATTATCCAACATTTTGAACTAATTCACTTGGAGCTTCCGGACTTTGATGACCTAATATGACCTTATTTTATCTACCAAACATCAAATAATCCATATAACTCATATATCTTAGTCTTATCTAGGTTACAGTATATACTACTACATAAAATAATCAAGTATATATACTTTACTTAAATAGAAATAGATCTAAATAACGACCAATATTATTAACATTacagttatttttattatacaaAATTCCAGTGGCAAGTATAATTTCTGTAATCTTTGTTGTAATAACTAGGAAACTGTCTCAAGTCTATCAATAGCAGTGTAATTAAATAAACTATCATCAtattaaagacaattttttAGCATAATGTGAAGACTATGATATTGTATGGTGTAGCCAATATCtccaaaataagaaaaaacaaatcattttattttttttaaaagaaaattgcgAATCTAACTCCCAAGTGCATTTTTGTCATTTAAACTATATAATGGCAAAAAGAAGTAGTATATGAAAAAAACTACATCTACATTAATTTAGTCCAAACCTCTATTCGTCGAATATAGAAACAATTAATTCCAGCCTGTCATGGTGACGAAAATAGTGGCTATTTTAATGTTGTTTGCCATATATCTATCATGCATAATAATTGAAAGGCTTGTAGACTGGCCATATTAGACAAAGCAATTAACAAGTAAGAAAACGCCACCTTTATTTGATTTTGGAGATGATTAAGACCTACCTATCTCAGAGtcaaattaatcaaaaacaAAAAGATAAGTCATAAACACGAATATCAGAATTATGTTGCGTTCGCAATCATatcatacatacatatattccataaaataaatatagaaaagtgATTATGGCCTAATTCCTGTGGACTCTTGAGCATCACTTTCACATTTAGCTGTACCTAATAAACTAGGAAAATGACTCCATCATTTATCAGATTCTTAATTTTATACCTAATATTCACATTAATACGCACTTAAATTTCCACCATTTCTCAAAATCAGAagaaatttgattaattatattacCAATATGTTTTCTTATATTCTAGAGTAGTTCAATCAGAACAGGCGCTAAAATATTCACCTAATTTTGATTCTATTTCTACCCCATATaccattattttattgatttcaTATATACTATTTACATTTGTATTTTAATAATGAGGTGTGGATCTATCCTGCAGTGTTCAATTATTATAACTAATTCACAATAAGATCCACTAATTTTGTTAACGACTGACTTAATTTTACTTAATGTGCTTGTTTTGTTTTCAAGTGAATGGGGTAGAAACCGACGATTGATTTAGGACCATACAATCGCAGCTCCGACTCTTAGTTTAGGGCCACATGCGAATTCGACAACatgtttaaattaaattatcaaattgCACTATCTTACCACACCGACCACTACTgcactctatttttttttctttttttttatttttatttttggtggcTTCCAATAATAATTCTTCCACTTACGTCCACATTTTCTAAAGTAATCCGAGTATCAAATTGATTTGTTTCTGGATGGAGACATCTTAGCTTCATTGGTGTGCTTTGTCTCAAGAATGATGTGTATTCCTGTGCTACATCAATTAAAAGGTTGTTAATTTGGAGCTCAACAAACCTCGGAAAATAATTGTATCtgctttttattttaatttgtggaCACGTCATTTCCATAATTAATAACTCTTAATTAGTACTTTGAATATGTCCAATGGAAAAAAGCCTAGTCTAAGATTACCAAGTTACAAAGCAAGGTAGTTTTGCTTTAAGCAGACCATGACTAATTCTTCCTATTAATATTACTATAATagtaacaaattaaattatgcAACAAGTAAGTAATGGTCACAACTTGAGCCTTGCTCTAGTATCAAAAAGCATATGTCCCTCATCCATCCACACACACCTAAACCAACTTGGATTCATCCCCAACTTCATATTCACATGTAAATCTATTTGCTTTTGCATTTTAACTAAAAGTGGACAAATATATGGATGTTCGAGCAGCCTCCTTTTCCATGTCTCCATCTTTCAGCAATCGTCTCGACCTCGAAACAGCATCCCAGTTGTTATTCATGGCGTATAAGTTGGATAACAGAACATAAGGTGAAGCTGCTGAAAGAGGACCGAGTTTTACGAGCCTCTTAGCTATCCGTTCCCCAACACCAACATCTCCGTGCAGTCGGCATGCAGAAAGTAAACATCCCAAAACAACTTCATCTCTCAACTGTTTATCATCACTACATTCTTCAGCCTCGTTTAACCTCCCAGATCGCCCTAGCAGATCAACGAGGCAGCACAGATGCTCGATTCCAGGGCTTATTCCGTAAAGTCTGCTCATAGAGTCAAACACCATCCGGCCCTCATCAGCAAGCCCAGAGTGACTGCAAGCAGTCATCAGTTCAAGAAATGTGATGGAGTCTGGCTCCACACCTGCTCTCTTCATCTCCTCGAACAGTGCCATAGCTTTCTCAGCGTGGCCGTGATTTGCAAACGCAGCAATGATGGTGTTCCAAGATATAAGAGTGCGAATCTCCATTCGCTCAAAGACAGTGTATGCTGAGGTAATGTTTCCGCACTTAGCATACATGTTGACAAGTGCATTTCCAACGCCAACATCCCAATCCGGCCCTGTCCTGATCAGACGGCAGTGAATCTGTTTGCCAATTCTCACGGAGGCCATGTTAGCAGCTGCCGAAAGCACACTAGCATACGTGTAATCATCTGGAGCCAGGTCCATCTCTCTCAAAACATCCAGAGCCTTCGAGTGATCATCACAGTGGCAACAATCAGAAATGATAGTATTCCAGGAACAGACATCTCTTTTCGAAATGGCCCTGAACACCTTGTCGGATTCTTGAAACAAACTAAACTTGGAGTAGAATGTCATCAGAACATTCCCAGAAAACGACATACAGTCAAGCCCGAGCTTCACCATTTGACAGTGCAGTTGCAGAACCATTGATAAACCATATAAGGCTTCACCAGCGCCTAATAATCCCGCAAAAGTAAACCGGTCCGGAAGCAGACCCCGTCTTAAAAgaatcacaaacaactccatTCCCTTCTCGAACAGCTTGTTATCCACTAGCCCAGTGATTGCAATGTTGTAGGAAACTAGAGTTGGGTGAACAAAACTGCTATTACTAAAAACGGATAGTGCATCAGCACACATGCCGCATTTCATGTACACCAAAATCAGTGAATTAACAACGAAACTAACAGAACAATAGTTGAGCTTTAACGCGGACGCATGAATTTGCTGCCCGAGATTCGAGTCCCTTGAGCTGGCGCAGGAGCTAAGAGCGCTCGAGAATACTGAATCATTAGGCTTAAAATGCCTCTGCATATTGCTGAAGAGTTGAAGCGCTTTACGGGATCTGCCCCAAAGGTTATAGCCAGATATCATGGCGGACCACGAGACCAAATTTCTGTGCGGCATTTCGTCAAACATCTGGTGGGCTGGGTGAAGAAGTCCACATTTGGCGTAGAAATTGAGAATGTGATTGCAGATGGAAGTGTCTGCTACTAGTCCTATCTTGATAGCTGCAGCGTGGAAAGAAATCCCACTTCTTAATGCCTTGGCTTTGGCGCAATGGTGGAGAAAAAAACCAAGATTTTGCAGCATCATCATTCATCAGTTTTCGGATGACCAAATTTGATGCAGACCTCAAAATTGGTACaacgtatatatatatatgtcttTTCTTGGACTTGGCCAATATATCTATCACATTTCGGAGCTGAGTTTCAAATATTTGTTTGGACCGAAGCAACTCCAATCAGCTGAATCAAAAACTGTGTAAAACGATCACTGAATTACTCAACTTACTTTATGGACACTTAAACCAAGTAGTAGTGTGAAACAATTAGAAAGTTTCTTACATCACAACGGCACAATGTCGGCATCCCCATTTTGGAATACCGACTTTAAAAGAAGGAAAACCAAATTggaatcaaataaaaatagggACAAAAATCGTAAGAGTGCAGCTCAAAGTCCCCCACAAtgtaaacataaaataaatagCTCCAATAAAATGATCATACTGAGGTTGGCTATTTCTTCATCTTCTGTGGCTCCGCTTGCACTTGACACGGCACAACTTGTTTTACAACAACGGAAGCTAGATCAGAATTGGAGATTAATGGGGTCGAATGCAATCGACCAAAGAATGCATATTGTTGGCTGTCAGTCCGCCTCA is a window of Salvia splendens isolate huo1 chromosome 3, SspV2, whole genome shotgun sequence DNA encoding:
- the LOC121795396 gene encoding pentatricopeptide repeat-containing protein At3g53360, mitochondrial-like; amino-acid sequence: MMMLQNLGFFLHHCAKAKALRSGISFHAAAIKIGLVADTSICNHILNFYAKCGLLHPAHQMFDEMPHRNLVSWSAMISGYNLWGRSRKALQLFSNMQRHFKPNDSVFSSALSSCASSRDSNLGQQIHASALKLNYCSVSFVVNSLILVYMKCGMCADALSVFSNSSFVHPTLVSYNIAITGLVDNKLFEKGMELFVILLRRGLLPDRFTFAGLLGAGEALYGLSMVLQLHCQMVKLGLDCMSFSGNVLMTFYSKFSLFQESDKVFRAISKRDVCSWNTIISDCCHCDDHSKALDVLREMDLAPDDYTYASVLSAAANMASVRIGKQIHCRLIRTGPDWDVGVGNALVNMYAKCGNITSAYTVFERMEIRTLISWNTIIAAFANHGHAEKAMALFEEMKRAGVEPDSITFLELMTACSHSGLADEGRMVFDSMSRLYGISPGIEHLCCLVDLLGRSGRLNEAEECSDDKQLRDEVVLGCLLSACRLHGDVGVGERIAKRLVKLGPLSAASPYVLLSNLYAMNNNWDAVSRSRRLLKDGDMEKEAARTSIYLSTFS